The proteins below come from a single Kitasatospora sp. NBC_00315 genomic window:
- a CDS encoding DUF6011 domain-containing protein, with protein sequence MPEPTTPEPPLPIGPIPARLPQTVRCRRCGRPLHDPQARILRLGRECRGPEDAVRVVAGDQEALPGL encoded by the coding sequence GTGCCGGAGCCCACCACCCCAGAACCGCCGCTGCCGATCGGACCGATCCCGGCCCGGCTGCCGCAGACCGTCCGCTGCCGCCGCTGCGGGCGACCGCTGCACGACCCGCAGGCGCGGATACTGCGCCTGGGGCGCGAGTGCCGGGGCCCCGAGGACGCGGTCCGGGTGGTCGCGGGCGACCAGGAGGCGCTGCCCGGCCTGTAG
- a CDS encoding SpoIIE family protein phosphatase has translation MPLATALLEGNGRILHWSEDAEALLGYTAEEAVGSYAARLLVSEAELPNVTELFGRILNGHGWSGVFPLRHRDGRVVELEFRTYPIRGPGGVPLLLATASDVSALREVEGGLAILNGFFSQSPIGLAVYDPDLRFVRINEALARINGLPVDAHLGRRISNLLPGLNSAEIEQAMRRVLVTGRPVIDARSHGRTPGDPRRDRAWSASYFRLEDTTGQVLGVSSSIIDVTERFQAEARAARAQERLAMIAEATARIGTTLDLQRTAEELVEAVVPRFADFATVDLLEPVLRGEEPVHLAADSAVRLKAVAVGEAYESGMVQTADTVGETSAYDAERPYTQCLRSARPLLRSHVTEEILASLVSSPDRVAPGMAAGVHSYLMVPLLARGMVIGGSEFVRMRNSEPFTPADVALAEELVARAAIAIDNARLYRRERETALTLQRSLLPQEIHRTLGLEIAYRYLPSSVVSEVGGDWFDVVPLSCGRVALVVGDVMGHGIRAAATMGQLRTVARTLATLDLPPEQVLTRLDETATGIGDSQFATCICAVYDPVERSVRVASAGHLPPVWVAPDGTARRVDLPPGVPLGVGGVAFESTGFTVPEGGVMAFYTDGLVERRGEDLDVGIDRLARTLSRSGLTLEESCDAVLAALVTDGTEDDIAMIMGRVLPVPADRIATLSLNGSGRLTGLARRFTRDTLDRWGLAAVSDFAELLVSELVTNALVHADAPRRLRLFRDRVLTVEVADAGGQSPQLRETGEQDEGGRGMFLVGELAHRWGSRLTKEGKVVWAELELPLGSSG, from the coding sequence GTGCCGCTCGCCACCGCGCTGCTGGAGGGCAACGGCCGGATCCTGCACTGGAGCGAGGACGCCGAGGCACTGCTCGGCTACACCGCCGAGGAGGCCGTGGGAAGCTACGCGGCCAGGTTGCTGGTCAGCGAGGCGGAGCTGCCCAACGTCACCGAGCTGTTCGGGCGGATCCTGAACGGCCACGGCTGGTCCGGCGTCTTCCCACTGCGCCACCGCGACGGCCGCGTGGTCGAGCTGGAGTTCCGCACCTATCCGATCCGGGGGCCCGGCGGCGTCCCGCTGCTGCTGGCCACCGCCTCCGACGTGAGTGCCCTGCGGGAGGTCGAGGGCGGTCTGGCGATCCTGAACGGTTTCTTCAGCCAGTCCCCGATCGGCCTGGCCGTCTACGACCCCGACCTCCGCTTCGTCCGGATCAACGAGGCGCTGGCCCGGATCAACGGGCTTCCGGTCGACGCGCACCTCGGCCGCCGGATCAGCAACCTGCTGCCGGGGCTCAACAGCGCCGAGATCGAGCAGGCGATGCGACGGGTGCTGGTCACCGGACGCCCGGTGATCGACGCCCGCTCGCACGGCCGCACCCCCGGCGACCCGCGCCGGGACCGCGCGTGGTCGGCGTCCTACTTCCGCCTGGAGGACACCACCGGCCAGGTGCTCGGCGTCAGCTCGTCCATCATCGACGTGACCGAGCGTTTCCAGGCCGAGGCCCGTGCCGCCCGGGCCCAGGAGCGCCTGGCCATGATCGCCGAGGCCACCGCCCGGATCGGCACCACACTGGATCTCCAGCGCACCGCCGAGGAGCTGGTGGAGGCGGTCGTCCCGCGCTTCGCCGACTTCGCCACGGTCGATCTGCTGGAGCCGGTGCTGCGCGGTGAGGAGCCCGTCCACCTCGCCGCCGACAGCGCGGTGCGGCTGAAGGCGGTCGCGGTCGGCGAGGCGTACGAGTCCGGCATGGTGCAGACCGCCGACACGGTCGGCGAGACCTCCGCGTACGACGCCGAGCGGCCCTACACGCAGTGCCTGCGCAGCGCGCGCCCGCTGCTGCGCTCGCACGTGACCGAGGAGATCCTCGCGAGTCTGGTCTCCTCGCCCGACCGGGTGGCGCCGGGGATGGCGGCGGGCGTCCACTCCTACCTGATGGTGCCGCTGCTCGCCCGGGGCATGGTGATCGGGGGCTCGGAGTTCGTGCGGATGCGCAACTCGGAACCTTTCACGCCGGCGGACGTGGCGCTCGCGGAGGAGCTGGTGGCCCGGGCGGCGATCGCCATCGACAACGCCCGGCTGTACCGGCGCGAGCGGGAGACCGCGCTGACCCTCCAGCGCAGCCTGTTGCCGCAGGAGATCCACCGCACCCTCGGGTTGGAGATCGCCTACCGGTACCTGCCCAGCAGCGTGGTGAGCGAGGTGGGCGGGGACTGGTTCGACGTGGTGCCGCTCTCCTGCGGCCGGGTCGCGCTGGTGGTCGGCGACGTGATGGGCCACGGCATCCGGGCCGCCGCCACGATGGGGCAGCTGAGGACGGTGGCGCGCACGCTGGCCACCCTGGACCTGCCGCCGGAGCAGGTCCTCACCCGCTTGGACGAGACCGCGACCGGAATCGGGGACAGCCAGTTCGCCACCTGCATCTGCGCGGTCTACGACCCGGTCGAGCGCTCCGTCCGGGTCGCCTCGGCGGGCCACCTCCCGCCGGTCTGGGTCGCCCCGGACGGCACCGCGCGCCGGGTGGACCTGCCGCCGGGCGTGCCCCTGGGGGTGGGTGGCGTGGCCTTCGAGAGCACCGGGTTCACCGTCCCCGAGGGCGGCGTGATGGCGTTCTACACCGACGGGCTGGTCGAGCGGCGGGGCGAGGACCTCGACGTCGGAATCGACCGGCTGGCCCGCACGCTCTCCCGGTCGGGTCTGACGCTGGAGGAGAGCTGTGACGCGGTGCTCGCCGCGCTGGTCACCGACGGCACCGAGGACGACATCGCGATGATCATGGGCCGGGTCCTGCCCGTGCCGGCCGACCGGATCGCCACCCTCTCGCTCAACGGCAGCGGTCGGCTGACCGGTCTGGCCCGCCGGTTCACCCGCGACACGCTGGACCGCTGGGGCCTGGCGGCGGTGTCCGACTTCGCCGAGCTGCTGGTCAGCGAGCTGGTCACGAACGCCCTGGTGCACGCGGACGCGCCGCGCAGGCTGCGGCTCTTCCGGGACCGGGTGCTGACCGTCGAGGTGGCCGACGCGGGAGGCCAGTCGCCGCAGCTGCGCGAGACCGGCGAGCAGGACGAGGGCGGGCGGGGGATGTTCCTGGTCGGCGAGCTGGCCCACCGCTGGGGGAGCAGGCTCACCAAGGAGGGCAAGGTGGTGTGGGCCGAGCTGGAGCTGCCGCTCGGCAGCTCCGGCTGA
- a CDS encoding MFS transporter: protein MSTTMLRPTPTTTRRRWTGLGVLVVAVTLVAVDATVLSLAIPSISETLRPSGTQLLWIGDAYSFVLAGLLVSMGALSDRIGRKRLLLSGSAAFGVASLLAAYAPGAGWLILARALLGVAGATIMPATLSLIRTLFPDSRERATAIGVWGAAATAGAALGPVVGGILLEHFWWGSVFLLNIPVVLLLLVLGAWLLPESRDPRPGRWDVLSVVLSLAGVIGVVYAVKEAAAHGPARWDVALTAVLGATALTVFVRRQLRLATPLLDVRLFADRRFTAAVLASLTALIGLSGVVFVMSQYLQLVRGYPPLRAGLAELPAFAGAVVGGLLTARLARRAGVRVALTAGLLAMGVGLGLLGLLREDSTYLLLAVAFLIVGTAEGVVYTLAADVVLGSAPAEKSGAASAVSETAYELGTALGIALVGSVVGAAYAGSLTVPAGTDGATAALAGESIGGAVEAAGTLPAQLAGPLLASARGSFVSGMNLAAVLACGLLLAASGMAWFLLRQRGEAGRGASADDRAEHAEPAAERVAA, encoded by the coding sequence ATGAGCACCACCATGCTCCGCCCCACCCCCACGACCACCCGCCGGCGCTGGACCGGCCTCGGCGTCCTCGTCGTGGCCGTCACCCTGGTCGCCGTCGACGCGACCGTCCTCTCCCTCGCCATCCCCTCCATCAGTGAGACGCTGCGGCCCAGCGGCACCCAGCTGCTCTGGATCGGCGACGCCTACTCCTTCGTACTGGCCGGCCTGCTGGTCAGCATGGGCGCGCTCAGTGACCGGATCGGCCGCAAGAGGCTGCTGCTGAGCGGCTCCGCCGCGTTCGGGGTCGCCTCGCTGCTCGCCGCGTACGCGCCCGGCGCCGGCTGGCTGATCCTGGCCCGCGCGCTGCTCGGCGTGGCGGGCGCGACCATCATGCCCGCCACGCTGTCGTTGATCCGCACGCTCTTCCCCGACTCCCGCGAGCGGGCCACCGCGATAGGCGTCTGGGGCGCCGCGGCCACCGCGGGCGCGGCGCTCGGCCCGGTGGTCGGCGGGATCCTGCTGGAGCACTTCTGGTGGGGCTCGGTCTTCCTGCTGAACATCCCCGTCGTCCTCCTGCTGCTGGTGCTGGGCGCCTGGCTGCTGCCCGAGTCGAGGGACCCGCGGCCGGGCCGCTGGGACGTGCTCAGTGTGGTGCTGTCGCTGGCCGGTGTGATCGGCGTGGTCTACGCCGTCAAGGAGGCCGCCGCGCACGGGCCGGCGCGCTGGGACGTCGCGCTGACCGCCGTGCTCGGCGCGACGGCACTGACCGTGTTCGTCCGCCGCCAGCTGCGGCTGGCCACTCCGCTGCTCGACGTCCGGCTGTTCGCCGACCGGCGGTTCACGGCCGCCGTGCTCGCCTCGCTGACCGCGCTGATCGGTCTGTCCGGTGTGGTGTTCGTGATGTCGCAGTACCTCCAGCTGGTCCGCGGCTACCCGCCGCTGCGGGCCGGCCTCGCCGAACTGCCCGCCTTCGCCGGCGCCGTGGTCGGCGGTCTGCTGACGGCGCGCCTGGCCCGCCGGGCCGGGGTCCGGGTGGCGCTGACCGCCGGGCTGCTGGCCATGGGCGTCGGCCTGGGCCTGCTCGGCCTGCTGCGGGAGGACAGCACGTACCTGCTGCTGGCAGTCGCCTTCCTGATCGTCGGCACCGCCGAGGGCGTGGTCTACACGCTCGCCGCCGACGTGGTGCTGGGCTCCGCTCCGGCCGAGAAGTCCGGCGCCGCCTCCGCGGTCTCCGAGACGGCGTACGAGTTGGGTACCGCACTGGGCATCGCCCTGGTCGGCTCGGTGGTCGGCGCGGCCTACGCCGGCTCGCTGACCGTCCCGGCGGGCACGGACGGGGCGACGGCCGCACTGGCGGGCGAGTCGATCGGCGGCGCGGTGGAGGCCGCCGGGACGCTGCCCGCGCAGCTCGCCGGGCCACTGCTGGCCTCGGCGCGCGGGTCCTTCGTGAGCGGCATGAACCTGGCCGCGGTGCTCGCCTGCGGGCTGCTGCTGGCGGCCTCCGGCATGGCGTGGTTCCTGCTCCGGCAGCGGGGCGAGGCCGGTCGCGGCGCCTCGGCGGACGATCGGGCGGAGCACGCGGAGCCGGCCGCCGAGCGGGTGGCGGCCTGA
- a CDS encoding TetR/AcrR family transcriptional regulator: MATDRDSVLEAAVGMLSRRPTAHLDEIARAAGISRATLHRIFPGREALIREVGALSLRKVAGALDTAAIEEGDAEAALRRLIEAVVPDAALCAFLAGENQLYDDPEINELWEVQDARIRALFLRGQQEGVIRIELSAGWLSEAFFDLVAGVGWAVQDGRLAPRDSAFSLAELFLGGALRRTPKP; the protein is encoded by the coding sequence ATGGCCACCGATCGTGACTCCGTCCTCGAAGCCGCCGTCGGCATGCTCTCCCGCCGCCCGACCGCCCACCTCGACGAGATCGCGCGGGCCGCGGGCATCAGTCGCGCCACCCTGCACCGGATCTTCCCGGGCCGGGAGGCGCTGATCCGCGAGGTCGGCGCGCTCAGCCTGCGCAAGGTGGCCGGCGCGCTGGACACCGCGGCGATCGAGGAGGGCGACGCCGAGGCGGCGCTGCGCCGCCTGATCGAGGCCGTCGTGCCGGACGCGGCGCTCTGCGCCTTCCTGGCCGGCGAGAACCAGCTCTACGACGACCCCGAGATCAACGAGCTCTGGGAGGTCCAGGACGCCCGGATCCGCGCGCTGTTCCTGCGCGGACAGCAGGAGGGCGTGATCCGGATCGAGCTCTCGGCCGGCTGGCTCAGCGAAGCCTTCTTCGATCTGGTCGCCGGCGTCGGCTGGGCCGTCCAGGACGGACGCCTGGCCCCGCGCGACAGCGCATTCTCGCTCGCCGAGCTCTTCCTCGGCGGCGCACTCAGGAGAACCCCGAAACCATGA
- a CDS encoding cell division protein SepF: protein MGALRDEHHNGWLMPSGNYPAAVYDDPWADQETVAAAPAPAKIVSVRPTGFEAARVVGEHIRASTPVVMDLTEMDDAEAKRMVDFASGLIFGTCGGIERIARRVFLLTPAEVEVMVIDRPLDDTGFYNQS from the coding sequence ATGGGAGCACTTCGCGACGAGCACCACAACGGGTGGCTGATGCCCTCCGGAAACTACCCCGCCGCGGTCTACGACGATCCGTGGGCCGACCAGGAGACGGTGGCCGCCGCACCGGCCCCGGCCAAGATCGTCTCGGTGCGGCCCACCGGTTTCGAGGCCGCCCGGGTGGTGGGCGAGCACATCCGCGCCAGCACTCCCGTGGTGATGGACCTGACCGAGATGGACGACGCCGAGGCCAAGCGCATGGTCGACTTCGCCTCCGGCCTCATCTTCGGCACCTGCGGCGGGATCGAGCGGATCGCCCGCCGGGTCTTCCTGCTCACGCCGGCCGAGGTCGAGGTCATGGTGATCGACCGGCCGCTGGACGACACCGGCTTCTACAACCAGAGCTGA
- a CDS encoding DinB family protein — translation MNRTPGLTRTDAPYAADEFAMLAAFLDFQRATLAMKCEGLTDDQLRLRAVPPSGLSLLGLVRHMSEVERAWYQIHLLGAEPGEGGLYWTPQDEDGEFTGVDDADVAEAFATWRTQTELSRRACEGLPLETVARRKRKGSDVTLRWIQVHMIEEYARHNGHADLLRELVDGSTGE, via the coding sequence ATGAACCGCACCCCCGGCCTCACCCGGACCGACGCCCCCTACGCCGCCGACGAATTCGCCATGCTGGCCGCATTCCTGGACTTCCAGCGGGCCACTCTCGCGATGAAGTGCGAGGGCCTGACGGACGACCAGCTGCGGCTGCGCGCCGTACCGCCGTCCGGACTGTCCCTGCTCGGCCTCGTCCGGCACATGTCCGAGGTGGAGCGCGCCTGGTACCAGATCCACCTGCTCGGCGCGGAGCCCGGTGAGGGCGGGCTCTACTGGACGCCGCAGGACGAGGACGGCGAGTTCACCGGGGTCGACGACGCCGACGTCGCCGAGGCCTTCGCGACCTGGCGCACCCAGACCGAACTCTCCCGCCGGGCCTGCGAGGGCCTGCCGCTGGAGACGGTCGCCCGGCGCAAGCGCAAGGGCTCGGACGTCACGCTGCGCTGGATCCAGGTGCACATGATCGAGGAGTACGCGCGCCACAACGGGCACGCGGATCTGCTCAGGGAGCTTGTGGACGGCTCCACGGGGGAATGA
- a CDS encoding TVP38/TMEM64 family protein gives MAPTAGASTTGASTTGDRLRRAARSPWSRLALLVTILGAAAASLLLWDPSALLSGGLATDVPAVWRAPLFLAVYTLGTLAFVPRPALNAAAGLMLGIGEGLLLAVLGSALGAALAFALGRRLGRDALRPFLRGKVLTALDRRFTEQGFRSVLLLRLFPGLPFQAGNYAAAFSGVRFAPFLGATALGVLPATAAYVIAAASAKQPGSAAFLVSAGAIALMTLFGLAAAVRAARRRSAGAGA, from the coding sequence GTGGCCCCGACCGCCGGCGCATCAACGACCGGCGCATCAACGACCGGCGACCGGCTGCGCCGCGCGGCGCGCTCGCCCTGGAGCAGACTGGCCCTCCTGGTGACGATCCTGGGCGCGGCGGCCGCCTCCCTGCTGCTCTGGGATCCCTCGGCGCTGCTCTCCGGTGGCCTGGCGACAGATGTGCCGGCGGTCTGGCGGGCCCCGCTCTTCCTCGCGGTGTACACGCTCGGCACGCTGGCCTTCGTCCCGCGCCCGGCGCTGAACGCCGCCGCCGGGCTGATGCTGGGCATCGGGGAGGGCCTGCTGCTCGCCGTCCTCGGCAGCGCCCTCGGCGCCGCCCTCGCCTTCGCGCTCGGCCGCCGGCTCGGCCGGGACGCCCTGCGGCCGTTCCTGCGCGGCAAGGTGCTGACCGCGCTCGACCGCCGGTTCACCGAACAGGGCTTTCGCAGCGTCCTGCTGCTGCGCCTGTTCCCCGGGCTGCCGTTCCAGGCCGGCAACTACGCCGCCGCCTTCTCCGGTGTGCGCTTCGCGCCGTTCCTGGGCGCCACCGCGCTGGGCGTGCTGCCGGCCACGGCCGCGTACGTGATCGCGGCCGCGAGCGCGAAGCAGCCGGGCTCGGCGGCCTTCCTGGTCTCGGCGGGCGCGATCGCGCTGATGACGCTGTTCGGTCTGGCGGCGGCGGTGCGGGCCGCCAGGCGCCGGAGCGCGGGCGCGGGCGCCTGA